The genomic window AAGGTAGTGTAGTAATGCAAGCTATCCGAGCACAACCAACCATGAACCCAGACGGTACTTCTATCATTGACAATTCAAATAATTTAGAGTTAAGAAACTCTCCAACCCAATTGGCTGAAGAAAATATTATGCGTAATGCAAATGATATGATGACAAGTAGTTTAACGATGCAATATAAAATCAATAACAACTTCACATATCAAGCAAGAGGAGGTTTTAACTCGGGTACAAGAGAAAATAATTTTTACAGATCTAGTGTTTTAAATACTGTAGATGATACAAAAGGTTGGGCAAGAAGAAGATTTTCAGCCTATAACAACTGGAATGTAGATACAGATATGACCCATTATAAAAAGTGGGGAAAATTTGATGCAAGAACAATGGTGATGGCTTCAGCTAGATTTAGTGGAAATGAGTGGATGCAAATGGAAGCATCGAACTTTCCATCGGATGAAATGCTTTGGCATAATATGGGCGCCGGATTATTACAATTACCAAGTTCAAGTGGTTACGAACAAAGAACAATGTTGAGTTTAACTGCGAGATCTATTATGAGTTATGATAATCGTTATTTCTTAACCGCATCAGTTCGACATGATGGTGCTTCACAGTTCTCTGAAGGAAACAAATGGGCGACTTTCCCGGCTGCAGCTTTATCTTGGAAATTGAACAACGAACAATTCCTTAAAGATGTACAGCAACTTAATCTATTAAAGTTTAGATTGAGTTATGGTGCCAATGGTAACCCTGCCAACAGAGTAGGACGATCACTTTCTATTTTCTCCAATCAAAATGCTGTATTAGGTCATGATAAAAGTAGATACAGTGTATTTAGAGAAGCATTCTTTAGAAATGATCAGCTGAAGTGGGAGCTGACAAAAGAGCTAAACTTAGGTTTTGATGCAAGTGCATTTAATAACAGAATAGAGGTGACAGCTGATTATTATGTGAAAAATACAAATGATCTTTTGTTAGAAACTAACGTTCCTGCTTACACAGGTTTTAATACTGGATTGGTGAATATTGGCTCCCTTCAAAACAAAGGTTTCGAAGTAGCATTGACAACCACCAATATTGAAAAAAATGATTTCACTTGGATTACAAGAGGTGTATTTACAAGAGCAAAAACTTGGATTACATCTTTGAGAACTGATACATTAAATGCGGGTTATATGAATCCTTGGAACGGTGGTGATGCTACACAGCAACTAATTGCAGGCAGAGAATTAGGTACATTCTGGGGATACAAAGCAGATAGAATTTATCAATACGAAGATTTTAGAGAATTCAGAGGGTTATCTACAGAAGAAGCCGCTGTGAAATTCAGAAATGATTTAAAGAATGCAGGTTATCAATATGCTAGATTAGGATACACTCCATGGAAAGAAAATGAGGTGGGACAAGCCCTTTATCCAGGTCAACAAAAATATGTGGACCAAAATGGAGATGGGAAAATCGATGCCAACGATAAAATGGTCATAGGCACCGCCCAACCAGATTTTGTTTGGTCACTAGAAAATAGGTTTGAATATAAAAACTTATCTCTTAGCATCTTCTTTATGGGTGAACACGGGAGAAGTATGGCGAACTTAACCATGTGGCGACTTGGGTTTATGAACGGAATTGGAAACGTGACTCAAGAAATCTACGATAGAAGGTGGACTCCAGAAAATCCGAATAATCATACGCATGTAGCTTTGTTGGATAATAGCGCAACCAATCTTCCTTTTAGTGACATAGTTATTGAAGATGCCTCATTTATTCGATTAAAAAGAATTGATTTGATGTACCGCTTCAACTTGAAATCGATTACCGGTAACGTATCATTTGCTGTAACAGATCTGTATACATGGACCAATTACAGTGGATACAATCCGGATGTTTCATTAACAGGTCACAATGCTTTAAAGATGGGACACGATTATGGTGTATATCCGTTGCCGACTTCATATACTATTGGTTTGAACCTTACTTTTAATTAAGAAATGAATTATCAAAAATATATTTATATAGCTTTAATCACTCTATTGAGTTGCTTATCGGGTTGTTCAGTCTTTTTAAAAGAAGACCCTAAAGGGTACCTCACAGAGCAAGATTTCCCTCATACGTATGAAGGAGCAGTAAGCTTAGCATTAGCTCCGTATGAGAACTGGGTGAATGGTGGGTTTATCTATGGAAGATTCTTTTTACTATGGGACTCAGGGACAGATGATATGAGCCCAATCGGTAGAGCGAATGATCCTATTATTAGACCGTTTGTATTACACAACTTAACTTCTGATGAGCAGTTTTCTTATACTGCGGTTTGGACTCCACTTTGGAAAGGTGTTGCCGATTGTAATAGAGCCATTGATATTATCTCTCGCATGGAAGTAGGTGATATTACCCCTGAACAAAAGACAGAAGTAATTGGTGAAATAAGAGTACAACGTGCTTTATACTACTATCATTTGGTAAGAATGTGGGGCGATTTACCGTTTGTTGATCGACCTCTTAACCAAATGAATGAGTTAGAGAATGATAAGATAGAAAGAGTAAGTGCATTAAAAATTTACGAAGATCTTATTATACCTGATTTAGAATATGGTTACGAATATTGTCCAGATTTTTATCCTTCTTCTTTTGCAGGCAGAATGACAAAAACATCTGCGGCGGTCTTATTATCTGATGTATGTTTGACTATGGCAGGTTGGAGATATACTTCTCAAGGAAATTTATTAAAAGGAGATAATGCCTATTTAAAATTAGCAGAGGAATGGGCATTAAAAGCTTTAAATAATAAAGGTGGATTTGATCTTTACACTGTAGATGATACCAACCAAGGTGATGCTGCTTGGTTACCCTGGAGAAACCCTTTCTCTAAAGAATCAGTGGTTGAATTCGGTAACATGTCTGGTTTTGGAACTGGACAACAAGGTGAAGGTCTAACTGTAGTTACAGATGCAATGTTTTTAGGTGGAACTGATTTTTGGGGAATAAATGTTCCACAATACGAAGGAGCAGCTCGTGGTCTTTACATTCCAACTCCTGATTTATGGAGAGCATTTGAGGAAGGAGATCAACGCAAAACACATACTATGTTGATAAAAACGCTGAAAGCTAATGGTGATTCTGCTTATAGCATTCCATTGTATCATAAACTATTGGATCCTAAAATTTATAAAGGAGAAAGTGGTTTTCAACATAGTGATGGTGATAACAACATAGTGCTCTATAGAATTGCCGATGCTATTTTAAATTATGCAGAAGCTTCTAACGAAATCAATGGACCAACTGCTGAAGCAATTTTTCAGATCAATAGATTAAGAACTCGTGCTGGACTTACAGCCTTAGTGGCAAGCGACTTGGATCAAGATTCTTTCCGCGATGCTATTTGGCAAGAAAGAAGAGTTGAACTTAATGGAGAAGGGAAAAGAAAATTCGATCTCATTAGAACGAATCGCTTAAAGCAATTGGCTGATGGAAGAGATTTATATTATCATTCATCTGACAACCCAGAGTGGAAAGGAAACGGCGAAAGAGAAAATATTCTCATTAACTTTGTGTGTTTGCCTTATCCTCAGCACGAATATTTATGGCCTATTCCAAGACCAGAAATGACCTTACACCCTAATTGGAAACAAAATTACGGTTACTAATATGAGACAAAAAATGAAAAATATTATCAGTGTAAATATTCTATTGGTGCTCTTTTTCTTTGGATGTACTCAAACCGAAGAGGAAGCTATAAAACAAGAACCAAACGGAATTAGTATAAGTCCTTGGGAAGTTCCTGTATCTTTAAAATCCCAAGATACACTACAATTCATGGCCTATCATAAACCCGATTTTGAGGAAGCAACAGACATGATTTGGACAGTGGAATCTCCAAATGATGCCATTACAGTCGACGAATCAACTGGTCTCGTACATACACAAAACGATGGTTGGGCAATGCTTGTGGCTAGATCGGCAACAAGTCCTATTTCAGATACTTCCTATGTAGTCGTAAGTAATAAACTGGCTTCTGTAGATTTTATTGAACCTGTTGAAGTGGAGGTTGAAGGAGTTATTGGACAAACAAAACAAGTGTATGCTTTTACCACTCCGTACAATGTCTCTGATATGGGATTAATTTGGTATGAAGCCGATGAACCAGAAAAAATCACTGTCACTCGAGATGGTAAAGTAACTCCAAAAGTTCCAGGCTTAACTTATGTTTTGGCTCATACTATAAGAACTGAGGATAGAGAAAGAATCTCAACAGCCATTCGATTTGATGTTCAGCCAACCATAGCGGTAGAAGAGATTGTTTTTGCAGAAGAACAATTTGAGAAAACTGTTACAGAAGTATTCGATCTTGATTTTTCTGTACTTCCTGAAAACGCCAATGATACCATCTTTACGTACCATGTAGCAGACACGACAGTTATAGGTATACATCCTGAAACAGGACAATTGGTGGGTAAAAAATTAGGGTCGACTTATGTTTTTGTATCCAACGGTCAAATGCACTCTGATCCTATCAAAGTAATTGTAGAAGAACCAATTTTGGCAGAAGGAGTGACATTAACCAACCCTCATGGACCAATTCAATTTATTGGTCAGACTGTTAAGTTAGTCCCTGAATTTAGACCAGAAGATACTTTTGATAAAACAGGAGCTTGGACGTCTTCAGATCAATCAATTCTTATGGTTGATCAAGAAGGAAATGTAACATCAGTAAGTGATGGCGTAGCAAATGTTCACTTTGTATCGAATGATGGAGGCTTTGAATCAGATATTGATGTTGAAGTGAAGACTAGATTAGATTATATCATAGATGGAAATATTAATCCTGAAATTATTACAGAAATGCAGAATTTCAGAACATCAACATCCATTGCTATTACTTCTGATCGAAATGGTAACGATAAGGAGATGTTGAAAGTAGTGAAGAATGGTGCTCACGAATCGAAGCAGATCCTATTCTTAAATGGCAATATTCATAAAGACTACCAATTAGAATATTCTGTTTGGGTAAAATTAGAAACACCAGAAATCGAATTGGAGAAATATGATATTGCACTAAGAATCACAAACAATGCGGAGAACATCAGATATGATAAAGTGATTCCTGTAGACAATTCGGTATATGAGAAATGGGTGCAATATACTTTCAATTTCGACGATGTTCTTTTTGATCCTCAAGATTTTGGCCGAATAGAATTGATCTTCCAATACGGTGATCAAAGAGACGAAGGAATTGGCAAAGTATATTATGTCGATGAATTCAAAGGACCTGGTTTAGACCAAGACTAGAAATTCCATTGGGTATGTAGGGACGTTACACTGTAACGTCCTTACAAACCCTTTGATAAAACCTCTTGCAAATTTTCGTACAAGATTTTTTAAGTATAAAACCATTGATCAATCATTTTTTTAAAATCAAATTTTATCTAAATGAAAAGAACGCTTACACTCTTTATTTTAATTCTACTATCCATTTTTGGTTTTGAGGTTCAAGCTCAAATACAAGTTTTTGGTACTGATGGATTAATGGATCGACCCACTACTTGGGGTGCTTCTTCTGATGTCTTAAAATCATTCAAAGGCAAAGAAAAAGTGGTGCATTTAAAACGAAATCAAATAGCCTATGGAGGCGTATTGTTTGATACTTACTTAACATTTGATTTCTCTAAATCGAATACGGTAAGCTTTGAAGCCTATTACCCGACACCATCAAAAAAATTGGATGAGTATACATTAATGTTCGGTGTAAGAGTGAAAGGTGATCAGGGGGAACATCAAGTGTTACATAAGTTTGCAGTCAAATCATTTGATCAATGGGAGAAATATACGTTCACCATAGACCCTGATGATGGAATCGATTATCAATCGGTAGCTCTAATTATGCAGCCTGGAAGTAAGAATGGGGAAGGCGATGGTTTAGAAATGTATTTAACGAATGTGGAAATACCCGGTATTTCAGCGGATGATATCAAAGTGAATATCACCACAAATATGGAAGGAAATCAGATTTTACTTCAGAAGTATACGTCGCCTAACATTGTGTCTAAACTAAAAAAGCCTGTTTTTAAGGTGATTAAAAATGGATACAAAGTATTGGAGATTGCCTCTGTTAAAGCAGATGATGATCAAGTAGTGATTCAATTAGAATTGACGATTGGTCCTAATGATGATATCAAATTGTCTTTTGAAAAAGGGAGTATTTATGATGAAGCAGGACATACCCTAAAGTACTTTAAATATCAAGATGTAAAGAATAAAGTTCCTGTAACATATGACGTTTACACTGATTTTGGTTTAGCCAACAAATATCTGAACGGTCGCTACAGTGGTTACCGTGCAGATTTGCTGACAGTCACCGATCCAAAGTATAAAAATGGAAAAGTATTACAGGTAAAGAGTACGGAATTAAAGAGTTGTGCCGTTTTATTTCATCTTACAGAGCAGATAGACATCACTAAAGAGAAAATATTTAAGGTGAAAGTGTTTGTTCCATCGCCTAAAGAAGGTGTAGAAAAAGTAAAACTAGACCTTTGTTTTCGTCAAGATCAAAAGGCCGATAATCAGTTGGTCAAACAAGAAGTGATAAGCACGTTCGACAAATGGGTAGAACTTGTTTATGATTTCAATGGGGAACAGCCCGAGCAAAAAATATACAATTCAATCTGTATTTCTTTTAACCCCGACCCTATGTCGGAATACAAAAAACAA from Flammeovirga yaeyamensis includes these protein-coding regions:
- a CDS encoding Ig-like domain-containing protein, producing MKNIISVNILLVLFFFGCTQTEEEAIKQEPNGISISPWEVPVSLKSQDTLQFMAYHKPDFEEATDMIWTVESPNDAITVDESTGLVHTQNDGWAMLVARSATSPISDTSYVVVSNKLASVDFIEPVEVEVEGVIGQTKQVYAFTTPYNVSDMGLIWYEADEPEKITVTRDGKVTPKVPGLTYVLAHTIRTEDRERISTAIRFDVQPTIAVEEIVFAEEQFEKTVTEVFDLDFSVLPENANDTIFTYHVADTTVIGIHPETGQLVGKKLGSTYVFVSNGQMHSDPIKVIVEEPILAEGVTLTNPHGPIQFIGQTVKLVPEFRPEDTFDKTGAWTSSDQSILMVDQEGNVTSVSDGVANVHFVSNDGGFESDIDVEVKTRLDYIIDGNINPEIITEMQNFRTSTSIAITSDRNGNDKEMLKVVKNGAHESKQILFLNGNIHKDYQLEYSVWVKLETPEIELEKYDIALRITNNAENIRYDKVIPVDNSVYEKWVQYTFNFDDVLFDPQDFGRIELIFQYGDQRDEGIGKVYYVDEFKGPGLDQD
- a CDS encoding RagB/SusD family nutrient uptake outer membrane protein, with translation MNYQKYIYIALITLLSCLSGCSVFLKEDPKGYLTEQDFPHTYEGAVSLALAPYENWVNGGFIYGRFFLLWDSGTDDMSPIGRANDPIIRPFVLHNLTSDEQFSYTAVWTPLWKGVADCNRAIDIISRMEVGDITPEQKTEVIGEIRVQRALYYYHLVRMWGDLPFVDRPLNQMNELENDKIERVSALKIYEDLIIPDLEYGYEYCPDFYPSSFAGRMTKTSAAVLLSDVCLTMAGWRYTSQGNLLKGDNAYLKLAEEWALKALNNKGGFDLYTVDDTNQGDAAWLPWRNPFSKESVVEFGNMSGFGTGQQGEGLTVVTDAMFLGGTDFWGINVPQYEGAARGLYIPTPDLWRAFEEGDQRKTHTMLIKTLKANGDSAYSIPLYHKLLDPKIYKGESGFQHSDGDNNIVLYRIADAILNYAEASNEINGPTAEAIFQINRLRTRAGLTALVASDLDQDSFRDAIWQERRVELNGEGKRKFDLIRTNRLKQLADGRDLYYHSSDNPEWKGNGERENILINFVCLPYPQHEYLWPIPRPEMTLHPNWKQNYGY
- a CDS encoding SusC/RagA family TonB-linked outer membrane protein translates to MVKGNKLLFKLLLFILFIVCSNETIAQEERTIRGIIYDTKGITVPGASVVILEENRGSISDIDGKFTLENVKPGDVIKVTFIGYESYQMRIKDGMKEEVKIYLKEKIQKLDEIVVIGFGEQRKEDLTGSVGRVSGKEVERSVNASFENELQGRMAGVRVVTNSGQPGASSSISIRGVNSIGGNNQPLYVIDGVPMMTDDNMGFAQEGGAGQSALADINPADIASIEVLKDASSTAIYGAMGSNGVILITTKKGDLGKVKTQVSSKYGVQRLNRNLFIPVLDSKTFLDMRKEIGRGREDYNPDSLTSTNWQDILYKDGSIFDLNASVSGGNQKFNFMASTNYYTSDGIIENSGFDRMSFRTNFSAELSKKVRIWANVYVSQSSSGQVNTGTGFDAAKGQGSVVMQAIRAQPTMNPDGTSIIDNSNNLELRNSPTQLAEENIMRNANDMMTSSLTMQYKINNNFTYQARGGFNSGTRENNFYRSSVLNTVDDTKGWARRRFSAYNNWNVDTDMTHYKKWGKFDARTMVMASARFSGNEWMQMEASNFPSDEMLWHNMGAGLLQLPSSSGYEQRTMLSLTARSIMSYDNRYFLTASVRHDGASQFSEGNKWATFPAAALSWKLNNEQFLKDVQQLNLLKFRLSYGANGNPANRVGRSLSIFSNQNAVLGHDKSRYSVFREAFFRNDQLKWELTKELNLGFDASAFNNRIEVTADYYVKNTNDLLLETNVPAYTGFNTGLVNIGSLQNKGFEVALTTTNIEKNDFTWITRGVFTRAKTWITSLRTDTLNAGYMNPWNGGDATQQLIAGRELGTFWGYKADRIYQYEDFREFRGLSTEEAAVKFRNDLKNAGYQYARLGYTPWKENEVGQALYPGQQKYVDQNGDGKIDANDKMVIGTAQPDFVWSLENRFEYKNLSLSIFFMGEHGRSMANLTMWRLGFMNGIGNVTQEIYDRRWTPENPNNHTHVALLDNSATNLPFSDIVIEDASFIRLKRIDLMYRFNLKSITGNVSFAVTDLYTWTNYSGYNPDVSLTGHNALKMGHDYGVYPLPTSYTIGLNLTFN